From Nitrospirota bacterium, the proteins below share one genomic window:
- a CDS encoding ABC transporter ATP-binding protein produces the protein MISISHLTMRLSAGGRSVTILDDITLDIPEKQRVAIVGPSGSGKSTLLGLIAGLDRPTAGSIRLDGREITTMPERAMARFRREKIGYIFQSFHLIPTLTALENVSVPLELNGDAQAKKRAAELLEAVGLGERQSHYPVQLSGGEQQRVAVARAFACRPPILLADEPTGNLDSTTGQQVIDLLLGLHRDHGTTLVFVTHDPMLASYMERIVSLRDGRVESDRLITPSGGTAEGES, from the coding sequence ATGATCTCGATCAGTCACCTCACGATGCGACTCTCCGCCGGGGGCCGCTCGGTGACCATTCTCGATGACATCACCCTCGATATTCCGGAAAAGCAACGGGTCGCAATCGTCGGACCGTCCGGGAGCGGGAAATCCACCTTGCTGGGGCTCATCGCCGGGTTGGACCGGCCGACCGCGGGCTCCATCCGCCTCGACGGCCGGGAGATCACCACGATGCCGGAGCGCGCGATGGCCCGCTTCCGGCGCGAAAAGATCGGATACATCTTCCAGTCGTTCCATCTGATTCCGACACTGACGGCGCTGGAGAATGTTTCGGTGCCCCTCGAGCTGAACGGGGACGCCCAGGCGAAGAAGCGGGCCGCGGAATTGCTGGAGGCTGTCGGACTCGGAGAGCGCCAGTCTCATTATCCGGTGCAACTGTCCGGCGGCGAGCAGCAGCGGGTGGCGGTGGCGCGAGCGTTCGCCTGCCGGCCGCCCATCCTGCTCGCCGACGAACCTACCGGCAACCTCGATTCGACGACGGGCCAACAGGTGATCGATCTCCTGTTAGGGTTGCACCGAGACCACGGCACCACCCTGGTCTTCGTCACTCACGATCCGATGCTGGCGTCCTATATGGAGCGCATCGTCAGCCTGCGCGACGGCCGAGTCGAGTCCGACCGTCTCATCACCCCGTCAGGC
- a CDS encoding arylesterase has translation MRRSARFSIFRRRAVAALCPLLAGLVLLGCDQRPEPPSVSPPAPPGNSRDGFSERLGTDGAAQSERASHPSADDRPRIVAFGDSLTAGLGVAPEDSYPAHLQRRLDTAGYRYRVINAGISGETTAGGLRRVPWILQSRPSLVILELGGNDGLRGLNVEETRSNLEQIIERLLAEKVPVVLAGMKLPPNYGADYTSRFEAIYPELAKTYGLTLIPFFLEGVAAKATLNQADGIHPTGEGYRLIAENIFRTIAPLLAEPP, from the coding sequence ATGCGCCGCTCTGCACGCTTCAGTATCTTCCGGCGACGCGCGGTTGCTGCACTGTGTCCGCTGCTCGCGGGTTTGGTTCTGCTCGGCTGCGACCAGAGACCGGAGCCGCCCTCCGTTTCCCCTCCCGCTCCGCCCGGCAACTCACGCGACGGATTCAGCGAGCGGCTTGGAACAGATGGCGCTGCTCAGTCAGAACGCGCCAGCCATCCAAGCGCGGATGACCGACCTCGTATCGTCGCGTTCGGGGACAGTCTCACCGCCGGCCTCGGTGTGGCGCCCGAGGACTCCTATCCTGCGCACCTGCAACGACGGCTCGACACGGCCGGCTACCGCTATCGCGTCATCAACGCGGGGATCAGCGGAGAGACGACCGCAGGCGGGCTCCGCCGCGTCCCCTGGATTCTGCAGAGCAGGCCCAGTCTCGTAATCCTGGAACTGGGCGGCAATGACGGGCTGCGCGGGTTGAACGTGGAAGAGACACGATCGAACCTGGAGCAGATCATCGAGCGCCTGCTGGCGGAAAAGGTCCCCGTTGTGCTGGCCGGTATGAAGCTGCCGCCGAATTACGGGGCGGACTATACATCGCGCTTCGAAGCGATCTATCCCGAGCTGGCTAAAACCTATGGGCTGACCTTGATCCCGTTCTTTTTGGAAGGAGTCGCGGCGAAGGCGACTCTCAACCAGGCCGACGGCATTCACCCGACGGGAGAGGGCTATCGTCTCATCGCCGAGAACATCTTCCGAACGATTGCACCCTTGCTCGCGGAACCCCCGTAA
- a CDS encoding DNA-3-methyladenine glycosylase 2 family protein has product MEAGGGEKRRRRVRLLANDMALLGDNQPARGRRSTLRSRNGYAAAYRHLRRVDPIMRELISHVGPCRLAPRRDYFVTLCDSIISQQLSAQAAETIFDRFLALYPAGRPTPRSVAKTPASVLKTAGVSRQKARYLKDLAAGFQDGRITPRRFVRQSNEEIIASLVSIHGIGRWTAEMFLMFSLNRSDVLPVDDLGIRKAVQRSYELRNLPVPTRLRKIGQAWHPYETIACWYLWKSLRTRRPREKPATRRQETGEAR; this is encoded by the coding sequence GTGGAAGCGGGGGGCGGTGAGAAGCGCCGCCGGCGCGTCCGGCTGCTCGCGAACGACATGGCGCTGCTCGGAGACAACCAACCCGCACGAGGCCGACGCTCAACCCTCCGTTCGCGGAACGGATACGCCGCGGCCTACCGTCATCTCCGGCGCGTCGATCCGATCATGCGCGAGCTCATCTCGCATGTCGGCCCGTGCAGGTTAGCGCCGCGCCGCGACTACTTCGTGACCCTCTGCGACTCGATCATTTCCCAGCAACTCTCCGCCCAGGCCGCCGAAACCATCTTCGATCGCTTTCTGGCTCTGTACCCGGCTGGACGGCCGACACCTCGATCCGTTGCGAAGACTCCGGCGTCGGTACTGAAGACCGCCGGAGTCTCCAGGCAAAAGGCCCGGTACCTCAAAGACCTGGCCGCCGGATTCCAGGATGGACGGATCACGCCGAGGCGGTTCGTGCGACAGTCCAACGAGGAGATCATCGCCTCGCTCGTCTCGATCCACGGGATCGGACGATGGACGGCCGAGATGTTTCTGATGTTTTCGCTCAATCGCTCGGATGTCCTGCCGGTGGATGACTTGGGCATCCGCAAAGCGGTGCAACGGAGCTACGAACTGAGAAACCTGCCCGTTCCGACCCGACTCCGGAAGATCGGTCAAGCTTGGCATCCGTATGAAACCATTGCCTGCTGGTACCTGTGGAAAAGCCTACGAACAAGAAGGCCCCGCGAGAAGCCGGCCACACGGAGGCAGGAAACGGGTGAGGCCCGCTGA
- a CDS encoding CDGSH iron-sulfur domain-containing protein, whose product MPDPLVIAQRGPYVVDVGPGTVYWCRCGRSKTQPFCDGSHTGTEFSPMEVTVAERKQVAFCGCKHTKTPPFCDGTHSRLSVTDKGGSGGR is encoded by the coding sequence ATGCCGGATCCTCTTGTGATTGCCCAGCGGGGGCCCTATGTCGTGGACGTGGGTCCCGGCACGGTGTATTGGTGTCGCTGCGGCCGATCGAAGACCCAACCGTTTTGCGACGGATCCCATACGGGGACCGAGTTCTCGCCGATGGAGGTGACCGTTGCGGAGAGAAAACAGGTAGCCTTTTGCGGCTGCAAACACACCAAGACCCCGCCGTTTTGCGATGGAACGCATTCCCGTCTGTCGGTAACCGATAAGGGTGGAAGCGGGGGGCGGTGA
- a CDS encoding ChaN family lipoprotein: MEARTGLAVPLEEWLDSLGSWDVIYLGEEHRNRFHVDAALRVLNALIAKGRKPVLAIEMFGWDGQTGLDRYLAESDMAKSQFLEEARWRENWGGAYEDYEPLIAFAREHRLPVRALNPPRSLVRQVAKRGLAEARADLEMARWGMAQEEIVDDPVYRETIVRQLRLCHGGGSDADYQGMYEASMFRDEAMAKTIVEALRTFQIGPGSQMGPILSYTGGGHIQYRLPVPKRVARRFSDGVRQLTVYLSSFQADRQDEIRELLKDGIADYLWLTPTGSQGPPRRCR, encoded by the coding sequence TTGGAAGCCAGGACCGGGCTCGCGGTGCCCCTGGAGGAATGGCTCGATTCCCTGGGTTCTTGGGACGTCATTTATCTCGGTGAGGAACATCGCAACCGGTTTCATGTTGACGCCGCGCTCCGGGTCTTGAATGCGCTGATCGCCAAGGGGCGAAAGCCCGTCCTGGCCATCGAGATGTTCGGCTGGGATGGCCAGACCGGATTGGATCGGTATCTCGCCGAGTCGGACATGGCCAAGTCGCAATTTCTGGAGGAGGCCCGTTGGCGCGAAAATTGGGGCGGAGCCTACGAGGATTACGAGCCTTTGATCGCATTCGCCCGGGAACATCGGCTGCCCGTGCGCGCGCTGAACCCCCCGCGCTCGCTGGTCCGGCAGGTGGCGAAGCGCGGATTAGCGGAGGCCCGAGCCGACTTGGAAATGGCACGGTGGGGGATGGCGCAGGAAGAGATCGTCGATGATCCGGTGTATCGGGAGACGATTGTGCGGCAGCTCCGGCTTTGTCATGGAGGCGGGTCAGACGCGGACTATCAAGGCATGTATGAAGCGTCGATGTTCCGCGATGAAGCCATGGCCAAAACCATCGTCGAAGCCCTGCGGACGTTTCAAATCGGTCCGGGGTCTCAAATGGGTCCGATCCTCAGCTACACCGGCGGCGGCCATATCCAGTATCGGTTGCCGGTGCCGAAACGAGTCGCACGGCGTTTCTCCGATGGAGTTCGGCAACTGACCGTGTACCTGAGCTCCTTCCAAGCCGACCGCCAGGATGAGATTCGTGAGCTGCTCAAAGACGGCATTGCCGACTATCTCTGGTTGACTCCCACGGGGTCACAAGGTCCGCCTCGTCGGTGCCGATGA
- a CDS encoding MoxR family ATPase — protein sequence MDAAKAIRSIQDNVERVIKGKPRVIEMAVVCLLARGHLLIEDVPGVGKTTLAHSLARSIDCSFKRIQFTSDLLPSDILGISMFNRQKQAFEFMPGPIFANIVLADEINRTTPKTQSSLLEAMSEAQVSVDSQTYPLHQPFMVIATQNPAEYHGTFPLPESQLDRFLMRIRIGYPAPEEEKKVLDRPQSLHPAEDLQPVMTGEEVLDLQHRVEKVRLDESLMDYLLAIVLATRRSEQLALGVSTRGALALCKAAKALALVRNRDFCLPDDIKEMAPIVLSHRVMLKHGQGIRGKGVDQAEQVILDILETVPVPL from the coding sequence GTGGACGCTGCAAAGGCTATCCGTTCCATCCAAGACAACGTCGAGCGCGTGATCAAGGGCAAACCCCGCGTGATCGAAATGGCGGTGGTCTGTCTCTTGGCGAGAGGGCACCTGCTCATCGAAGATGTCCCGGGAGTGGGGAAGACCACTCTCGCGCACAGCTTGGCCCGCTCAATCGACTGCTCATTCAAACGAATCCAGTTCACCAGCGACTTGTTGCCTTCGGATATTTTGGGCATCTCGATGTTTAATCGGCAGAAACAGGCCTTCGAGTTCATGCCCGGGCCCATCTTCGCCAATATCGTCCTGGCGGACGAGATCAACCGCACGACGCCCAAGACGCAAAGCAGCCTTCTGGAAGCGATGAGCGAGGCGCAAGTCTCGGTGGACAGCCAGACATATCCGCTCCATCAGCCGTTCATGGTGATCGCCACTCAAAACCCCGCTGAATACCACGGCACATTTCCCCTCCCGGAATCTCAGCTCGATCGGTTTCTCATGCGGATTCGGATCGGCTACCCGGCCCCGGAGGAAGAGAAAAAGGTTCTGGACCGTCCCCAATCGCTGCATCCTGCCGAAGACTTGCAGCCGGTGATGACCGGGGAAGAAGTCCTGGATCTCCAACACCGTGTGGAAAAGGTCCGGCTTGATGAGAGCTTGATGGACTATCTCCTTGCGATCGTCCTGGCGACGCGCCGCAGCGAACAATTGGCTCTTGGCGTCAGCACCAGAGGCGCGCTCGCCCTCTGCAAGGCCGCCAAGGCCCTGGCGTTGGTCCGCAACCGAGACTTCTGCCTGCCCGACGACATCAAGGAGATGGCCCCGATCGTGCTGTCGCATCGGGTCATGCTGAAACACGGACAAGGGATCAGGGGCAAGGGCGTCGACCAGGCCGAGCAAGTGATTCTCGATATCCTGGAGACGGTTCCCGTCCCTCTGTAA
- a CDS encoding DUF58 domain-containing protein: protein MRRFSPNRSVRLTGEGTRFVLFTLAVGVAAVNTGNNLFYLLLAMMLSLIVISGLLSEQCLRRLEFRRRVPDYLIAGQPAAAALSVLNRKPWLPSFSLRIADMVGGMAVERGIHVPHLGPRSSILLSYPLLITRRGLHRLEGVRVMTPFPFGLFLKSAFVPLETTVIVCPEIKPVPDGLIRELIAEGHELAIPRRGQGVDLYNLRLYRPGDDSRAIHWMTTARTSKLIVRETEAEDQRRVTLALSTVAPQEHQESFEQAVILTASLAVFFHDRGFALRALVGDREIPPASGERQLYSILHALALCGMAEPAAAEPVRETFRRALASGDLADSSIAILPWPDLEIIHACRHVTRRVDMTEYQDAVYEDRSGIPA from the coding sequence TTGCGCCGATTCTCTCCCAATCGCTCGGTCCGGCTGACGGGCGAGGGAACCCGCTTCGTTCTTTTCACCTTGGCGGTCGGTGTTGCCGCCGTCAATACCGGCAACAACCTCTTCTATTTGCTGCTTGCGATGATGCTCAGCCTGATCGTGATCTCGGGCCTGCTGTCGGAGCAGTGCCTGAGGCGGCTCGAGTTCCGGCGGCGAGTGCCCGATTACCTCATCGCCGGCCAACCGGCCGCCGCCGCGCTGTCGGTGCTGAACCGCAAGCCCTGGCTGCCCAGTTTTTCTCTCCGCATCGCGGATATGGTGGGCGGCATGGCCGTCGAACGGGGCATTCATGTCCCGCATCTGGGACCGCGATCTTCCATCCTTCTCTCTTATCCGCTGCTGATCACGCGCAGAGGACTCCATCGGCTCGAGGGAGTCAGGGTGATGACGCCGTTCCCCTTCGGGCTCTTTCTAAAAAGCGCCTTCGTTCCGCTCGAAACGACCGTCATCGTGTGTCCGGAAATCAAACCGGTCCCCGATGGACTGATTCGTGAGTTGATCGCGGAGGGTCATGAACTGGCGATCCCACGCCGCGGGCAAGGGGTCGATCTGTACAATCTCCGACTCTACCGGCCGGGCGATGATTCACGCGCGATCCACTGGATGACCACGGCTCGCACGTCCAAGCTGATCGTTCGCGAGACGGAAGCGGAGGACCAACGCCGCGTTACGCTTGCGCTGTCGACCGTTGCGCCGCAGGAACACCAAGAGAGCTTCGAGCAGGCCGTCATCTTAACGGCTTCTCTTGCCGTGTTTTTTCACGATCGCGGATTCGCGCTGCGGGCGCTCGTCGGAGACCGAGAGATTCCTCCGGCTTCAGGGGAACGTCAGCTTTACTCAATCCTGCACGCGCTGGCCTTGTGCGGGATGGCGGAGCCCGCGGCGGCCGAGCCGGTCCGGGAGACGTTCAGACGGGCGCTCGCCTCCGGCGACCTTGCCGACAGTTCGATCGCGATCTTGCCCTGGCCGGACCTGGAGATCATTCACGCGTGTCGACACGTGACTCGTCGGGTTGATATGACCGAGTATCAGGACGCGGTGTATGAAGATCGATCAGGCATTCCGGCTTAG